In Salvia hispanica cultivar TCC Black 2014 unplaced genomic scaffold, UniMelb_Shisp_WGS_1.0 HiC_scaffold_520, whole genome shotgun sequence, one genomic interval encodes:
- the LOC125199491 gene encoding precursor of CEP9-like, whose amino-acid sequence FAYKCSLHREGNSKKPTRRKQRCRKASSEASGGINSFSYRDFSANNPGNSPGVGHSFGTKDHSMEEVEAGKPDGFQPTSPGHSPGVGHSIGN is encoded by the coding sequence TTTGCTTACAAATGCAGTCTACACAGGGAAGGCAACTCAAAGAAGCCAACGAGGCGAAAACAAAGGTGCCGGAAAGCATCAAGTGAGGCCTCCGGTGGCATCAACTCTTTCTCATACCGAGACTTTTCAGCCAACAACCCCGGAAACAGCCCTGGGGTTGGGCATTCATTTGGAACGAAAGATCATAGCATGGAAGAAGTGGAGGCTGGGAAACCGGATGGATTTCAGCCCACCTCACCGGGTCACAGTCCCGGAGTTGGCCATTCTATTGGAAATTAA